The following are from one region of the Pseudobacteriovorax antillogorgiicola genome:
- a CDS encoding PA2779 family protein codes for MVVDIKRKIIATSLSCFVLFSPLGMAKTNGVPDQTKDRVVEYLVDSGVSAKEAKQRVRYLSPEELSELEEKSMEEVPAGQDTVVMSVTTAILLGILLILL; via the coding sequence ATGGTCGTAGATATAAAACGAAAAATAATAGCAACCAGCCTATCTTGCTTTGTTTTATTTTCCCCGCTAGGAATGGCAAAGACAAATGGAGTTCCCGATCAAACCAAGGATCGGGTCGTTGAATACCTTGTTGATTCGGGTGTGAGCGCGAAGGAAGCGAAGCAAAGGGTAAGGTATTTGTCGCCGGAAGAACTATCCGAACTAGAAGAAAAGTCCATGGAAGAAGTTCCAGCCGGGCAAGATACAGTGGTGATGAGTGTGACGACGGCGATTCTTCTAGGGATCTTATTGATACTTCTATAA
- a CDS encoding cysteine peptidase family C39 domain-containing protein, which yields MLRFLIFLCLHVFWLSGCSHRSKTLDPELVENSVILPVPFVAQESDYCGPATVAMVAQYFGKSVSQEELAPLMITPSRKGALTIDMYSVSRRLGLNFTRASGLGEITDNLKSENPAIVLLEVGPFFWKKWHYAVVVGVNESRELIYVHSGQDAYDELSYKEFEDLWQRSDRWSLIYHHHHDNEDQEN from the coding sequence ATGCTTCGGTTTCTTATATTTCTTTGCCTACATGTCTTCTGGCTGAGTGGCTGCTCTCACCGATCCAAAACCCTAGATCCTGAGCTAGTCGAGAATTCAGTTATCCTTCCGGTTCCGTTTGTGGCTCAAGAGAGCGACTACTGTGGACCTGCCACGGTAGCAATGGTGGCTCAATATTTTGGAAAATCAGTTAGTCAAGAAGAGCTTGCACCTCTCATGATTACCCCTTCACGAAAGGGGGCATTGACGATCGACATGTATAGCGTCTCTCGTCGTCTTGGATTAAATTTTACAAGAGCGAGTGGATTAGGCGAGATTACGGACAATCTAAAGTCTGAAAACCCTGCCATTGTCTTGCTGGAGGTAGGTCCATTTTTCTGGAAGAAATGGCACTATGCTGTTGTCGTTGGGGTCAACGAGAGTCGTGAGTTGATATACGTGCACTCCGGCCAAGATGCTTATGATGAATTAAGCTATAAGGAATTTGAGGATCTTTGGCAACGGTCGGATCGCTGGAGCTTGATCTACCATCACCATCACGATAATGAGGATCAAGAAAATTGA
- a CDS encoding DUF4337 family protein, which translates to MAIQVSWRWDRISSRHLEMMYGMSIALFAALLAVVDMQSGAVDTEEIKLVVGQNNAYQWYQAKSIKASLTKSQVEMIRLMAHQEPDREAVQKKLEALEGKLQEYRAEQNEILVGSANLAPEQWVQKVDGVLGKVVGANEYQNKLEAVAIKGETFDRSILWLQLSMVLGALGLLMSRVPTKIVLLIATLFCGLAGAFYGYQGTLL; encoded by the coding sequence GTGGCCATTCAAGTTTCGTGGCGTTGGGACCGGATTTCGAGCCGCCACCTCGAAATGATGTACGGCATGAGTATCGCCCTGTTTGCGGCGCTGCTAGCAGTGGTTGACATGCAGTCAGGAGCTGTGGATACCGAAGAGATCAAACTGGTTGTGGGTCAGAACAATGCCTACCAATGGTACCAGGCTAAGAGTATCAAGGCTTCTTTGACGAAGAGCCAAGTCGAGATGATTCGCCTTATGGCCCATCAGGAGCCTGACCGAGAAGCCGTCCAAAAAAAGCTTGAGGCTCTAGAAGGCAAGCTTCAGGAATATCGCGCCGAACAGAACGAGATCCTAGTGGGATCGGCGAATCTTGCTCCGGAGCAGTGGGTACAGAAGGTTGATGGGGTGCTCGGTAAGGTCGTTGGGGCCAACGAGTACCAAAACAAGCTTGAGGCTGTAGCCATCAAAGGTGAAACCTTCGATCGTTCAATCTTGTGGTTGCAACTCAGTATGGTTCTTGGAGCCTTGGGCCTACTGATGTCACGGGTTCCCACCAAGATTGTCCTACTTATTGCCACTCTATTCTGCGGCCTTGCTGGAGCGTTCTACGGTTACCAGGGCACCTTGCTATAA
- a CDS encoding CorA family divalent cation transporter, with the protein MTSLVTNSDSIQKILGKALYFEQEGRNVLALRHVELDEDGLDSRGVVYIIEGDSIQRLEQAGGSIRDLSLDAISKDIDLFFERLRHILDSYIDEIDELEDALFELSIPRHFLNTWFRLKKDIALIDRAFTRNAAVINQFLHDHHGNPALAGMSEILSIVGSDRKNSASEIVRLEALFNYYNSIKSERMNNNVYLLAIISGVFLPLNLVVGFFGMNTENLFYSGNPHGTQNVVYLLSGLFFLLILGVPTLKLIDNLILDKIFGRYNMYRSIRRQLDSIKKTIENRVLPDQT; encoded by the coding sequence AACCAACTCTGACTCCATTCAGAAAATCCTAGGCAAAGCGCTTTATTTCGAACAAGAGGGCCGCAATGTGCTGGCCCTAAGGCACGTAGAATTGGACGAAGACGGCCTCGATTCACGAGGGGTCGTGTACATTATCGAAGGGGATAGCATCCAACGCTTGGAGCAAGCGGGGGGCTCAATTAGAGACTTAAGCTTGGATGCCATTTCAAAAGATATCGATCTGTTCTTCGAACGGCTTCGCCATATTCTGGATAGCTATATCGACGAAATTGATGAGCTGGAAGATGCATTGTTTGAACTCAGCATTCCACGGCACTTCTTGAATACTTGGTTTCGTTTGAAGAAGGATATCGCCCTCATCGATCGGGCTTTCACCCGCAATGCCGCCGTGATTAACCAGTTTTTACACGATCATCACGGCAACCCCGCTCTGGCTGGAATGAGCGAAATACTAAGTATTGTAGGTAGCGACCGCAAAAACTCAGCCTCAGAGATCGTAAGACTTGAAGCCTTATTCAATTATTACAACTCTATCAAATCCGAGAGGATGAACAACAACGTCTATCTGCTAGCAATTATTTCGGGAGTTTTCTTACCCCTGAATCTCGTTGTTGGCTTTTTTGGAATGAACACTGAGAACCTGTTCTATAGTGGCAACCCTCACGGTACGCAAAATGTCGTTTACCTTCTTTCAGGTTTATTTTTTCTGCTGATTTTAGGTGTGCCGACACTCAAATTAATTGACAATTTGATACTCGACAAGATATTTGGTCGCTATAATATGTATCGATCCATTCGTCGCCAGCTTGATTCTATCAAGAAGACGATTGAGAATCGTGTTTTACCAGATCAAACTTAG